In Nicotiana tabacum cultivar K326 chromosome 19, ASM71507v2, whole genome shotgun sequence, one DNA window encodes the following:
- the LOC107781051 gene encoding F-box protein CPR1-like, translating to MVHGIMKKLLEDVFIYILLKLPVKSIMRFKCISKTWYILMQSSTFINLHLNRSTKAKDELILFKRSFQEDPFQHKTILSFLFGVDDGYLYPVSPDLDVPYLESTFSSTYDQFIGPCQGLIALINIVDTVLFNPATRNYRLVPPCPFGVPQGFRRYVDGVGFGFDSIANDYKVIRISEVYNDPPYRDPFTREVKVEVYDMSTDSWREMEHVNQEMPRVYWAPCSLVFYNSACHWLAIAPKDKMTILCFDMSTETFNNINMPNTCNSYNGPCYGLVVLDESITMIRYPNTNPEYDAAQDLMQIWIMKRYGVYESWIKKYTIRPLPIESPLAIWKDRMMLLQSRKCFLISYDPKFDKVKELYLHGCPRSLRAISYRESLIQIPCGSENSTQVQKF from the coding sequence ATGGTGCATGGAATTATGAAGAAATTACTCGAAGATGTGTTTATTTATATACTTTTGAAGCTTCCGGTAAAATCTATTATGCGATTCAAATGTATTTCTAAAACGTGGTACATTCTCATGCAATCCTCCACATTCATTAACCTTCATCTCAATCGTTCAACAAAGGCAAAAGACGAACTCATTCTCTTCAAGCGTTCTTTTCAAGAAGATCCCTTCCAACATAAAACTATCTTGTCTTTTCTTTTCGGTGTTGATGATGGTTATCTTTATCCTGTTTCACCAGATCTGGATGTGCCATACCTGGAATCCACTTTTAGCAGCACTTATGATCAATTTATTGGACCTTGCCAAGGTTTGATAGCTTTGATAAATATCGTTGACACTGTCTTATTCAATCCAGCTACTAGAAATTATAGGTTGGTACCACCTTGTCCTTTTGGAGTTCCACAAGGTTTTCGTCGTTATGTTGATGGTGTTGGGTTTGGCTTCGACTCTATTGCGAATGACTACAAGGTTATTCGAATTTCCGAAGTTTACAATGATCCTCCTTACAGGGATCCATTTACGAGGGAAGTGAAAGTTGAGGTTTATGATATGAGCactgattcttggagagaaatgGAGCATGTTAATCAAGAAATGCCCAGGGTTTATTGGGCGCCTTGTTCTCTAGTATTTTACAACAGTGCTTGTCATTGGCTTGCTATTGCACCCAAAGACAAAATGACAATTCTTTGTTTTGATATGAGCACAGAGACTTTTAACAATATTAATATGCCAAATACCTGCAATTCCTACAACGGCCCGTGCTATGGCCTAGTGGTCTTAGACGAGTCTATAACAATGATTCGTTACCCTAACACAAATCCTGAGTATGATGCCGCACAAGATTTAATGCAGATATGGATAATGAAAAGGTACGGTGTATACGAGTCTTGGATCAAGAAATACACAATTAGACCTCTTCCTATTGAATCCCCATTAGCAATTTGGAAGGATCGTATGATGCTTTTGCAAAGCAGAAAATGTTTTTTGATTTCCTATGATCCTAAGTTTGATAAAGTCAAGGAATTATATTTACATGGTTGTCCTAGAAGCTTGAGAGCCATAAGTTACAGAGAAAGCTTGATACAAATTCCATGTGGAAGCGAGAACAGTACACAAGTTCAAAAATTTTAG